Proteins encoded by one window of Musa acuminata AAA Group cultivar baxijiao chromosome BXJ2-9, Cavendish_Baxijiao_AAA, whole genome shotgun sequence:
- the LOC135584776 gene encoding chaperone protein ClpB3, mitochondrial-like has product MLGRSVTARLARSARAVAHNRRSSPRVLSSHSPPLSGPSARLSGVPSAPLVGGRDAIGVAGSVGFLGKGFTCRHFRSATPLQYNLGGSSQEISQAGSTEMAWDGIIGAVDAARQYKQQVVETEHLMKALLEQKDGLARRIFTKSGIDNSSVLRATEEFISQQPKIVGDTSGPILGQNLITLFDNTKKFKKEFGDEFLSVEHLVLAFCADKRFGQQLFKNLQLNETELRNAILAVRGNQRVTDQNPEGKYQALEKYGSDLTELARRGKLDPVIGRDDEIRRCIQILSRRTKNNPVIIGEPGVGKTAIAEGLAQRIIRGDVPEPLLDRKLISLDMGSLVAGAKFRGDFEERLKAVLKEVSASNGQIILFIDEIHTVVGAGATGGAMDAGNLLKPMLGRGELRCIGATTLNEYRKYIEKDPALERRFQQVYCGQPSVEDTISILRGLRERYELHHGVKISDSSLIAAAVLSDRYITERFLPDKAIDLIDEAAAKLKMEITSKPTELDEVDRAVLKLEMEKLSLKNDTDKASKERLSKLEADLTSLKQKQKELTEQWEQEKSLMTKIRSIKEEIDRVNLEMEAAEREYDLNRAAELKYGTLISLQRQLQEAEQKLAEFRQSGKSMLREEVTELDIAEIVSKWTGIPISNLQQSERDKLVHLEDVLHKRVVGQVIAVRSVADAIRRSRAGLSDPNRPIASFMFMGPTGVGKTELAKALAGYLFNTENALVRIDMSEYMEKHAVSRLVGAPPGYVGYEEGGQLTEVVRRRPYAVVLFDEIEKAHHDVFNILLQLLDDGRITDSQGRTVSFTNTVVIMTSNIGSHFILDTLQNTHDTKDAVYELMKKQVLELARQTFRPEFMNRIDEYIVFQPLDTRQINRIVEMQLGHLKYRLKQKNIYLHYTPAAVELLGNLGFDPNFGARPVKRVIQQMVENEIALGVLKGDFDEDDSIVVDVDADQSLKDHPPQKKLVIRKLENLPLPDVLAAND; this is encoded by the exons ATGTTGGGTCGGTCGGTCACCGCGAGGCTCGCAAGGTCCGCCCGCGCGGTGGCGCACAACCGCCGCTCCTCCCCCCGCGTCCTATCCTCTCACTCACCGCCGCTCTCAGGCCCTTCCGCCCGCCTCTCCGGCGTCCCATCCGCGCCGCTCGTCGGAGGCCGCGATGCGATCGGGGTTGCGGGCTCCGTCGGGTTCCTGGGCAAGGGATTCACCTGCCGCCACTTCCGCTCCGCCACCCCTCTTCAGTATAACCTTGGCGGCTCCTCCCAAGAA ATCAGCCAAGCAGGGTCCACAGAGATGGCATGGGATGGAATTATTGGTGCAGTAGATGCAGCACGACAGTACAAGCAGCAGGTAGTAGAAACTGAGCATTTGATGAAAGCCCTTCTGGAGCAGAAAGATGGTTTGGCTCGAAGAATTTTCACCAAATCTGGAATTGACAACAGTTCTGTGCTGCGAGCAACAGAAGAGTTTATCTCACAGCAACCCAAG ATTGTTGGTGATACAAGCGGGCCCATCTTGGGACAAAATTTAATAACTCTATTTGACAACACCAAGAAGTTTAAAAAGGAGTTTGGTGATGAATTTCTTTCAGTTGAGCACCTTGTCCTGGCATTTTGTGCAGACAAAAGGTTTGGTCAACAATTATTCAAGAATCTTCAACTCAATGAGACAGAGCTGAGGAATGCTATATTAGCGGTTCGAGGAAATCAAAGAGTCACTGATCAGA ATCCTGAAGGGAAGTATCAGGCGCTAGAGAAGTATGGCAGTGACTTGACAGAACTTGCCAGGCGTGGTAAACTGGACCCAGTTATAGGCCGTGATGACGAAATACGGCGTTGTATCCAGATtttatctaggagaacaaaaaatAATCCTGTAATTATTGGTGAGCCTGGTGTTGGGAAAACTGCTATTGCTGAAGG ATTAGCCCAGCGAATTATACGAGGGGATGTTCCTGAACCTTTACTGGATAGGAAG CTGATCTCTTTGGATATGGGATCCTTGGTTGCGGGGGCTAAATTTCGTGGTGACTTCGAGGAAAGATTGAAAGCTGTTCTAAAAGAAGTCTCTGCTTCCAATGGACAGATCATTTTGTTCATTGATGAGATCCATACTGTAGTTGGTGCAG GAGCAACTGGTGGGGCAATGGATGCTGGTAACTTGCTGAAACCTATGTTAGGCCGAGGAGAACTTCGTTGTATTGGTGCAACTACCTTGAATGAATACAGAAAGTACATTGAAAAGGACCCTGCTTTGGAACGTAGGTTTCAGCAGGTTTATTGTGGTCAGCCATCTGTAGAAGACACAATATCAATACTTCGTGGACTTCGCGAGCGCTATGAATTGCATCATGGTGTAAAGATATCCGACAGTTCTCTTATTGCAGCTGCAGTTCTATCTGATCGGTACATCACTGAACGTTTTCTGCCCGACAAAG CCATCGATCTTATTGATGAAGCAGCTGCAAAGCTGAAAATGGAGATAACATCAAAGCCCACTGAGTTGGACGAGGTAGATAGAGCAGTGCTGAAGTTAGAAATGGAGAAGCTTTCCTTGAAAAATGACACTGATAAAGCATCTAAAGAACGACTAAGCAAGCTGGAAGCAGATTTAACATCACTAAAACAAAAACAGAAAGAACTAACAGAACAGTGGGAGCAGGAAAAATCCCTCATGACCAAAATTCGTTCAATTAAAGAGGAG ATTGATAGAGTTAATTTGGAAATGGAAGCTGCTGAACGTGAATATGATTTGAACCGTGCTGCTGAACTGAAGTATGGTACACTTATATCTCTACAAAGACAGCTTCAAGAGGCTGAGCAGAAGCTTGCTGAATTCCGGCAGTCAGGAAAGTCAATGCTTCGGGAAGAGGTCACAGAACTTGATATTGCTGAAATTGTTAGTAAGTGGACTGGTATACCTATCTCAAATCTTCAGCAGTCAGAGAGGGACAAACTGGTCCATTTGGAAGACGTACTGCATAAGAGAGTGGTGGGTCAGGTTATTGCTGTCAGATCAGTGGCTGATGCAATCCGACGTTCTAGGGCAGGATTATCAGATCCAAATCGGCCTATAGCGAGTTTCATGTTTATGGGTCCCACTGGTGTTGGTAAAACTGAGCTTGCAAAAGCTTTGGCAGGCTACCTTTTCAACACAGAGAATGCACTTGTAAGGATAGATATGAGTGAATACATGGAAAAGCATGCAGTTTCCCGATTGGTTGGTGCACCACCAGGTTATGTTGGTTACGAGGAAGGGGGCCAGCTAACCGAAGTTGTCCGACGAAGGCCTTATGCTGTAGTTCTTTTTGATGAAATTGAAAAGGCACACCATGATGTCTTCAATATTCTATTGCAGCTGCTGGATGATGGAAGAATTACTGATTCACAGGGAAGGACTGTCAGTTTTACAAATACTGTTGTTATAATGACATCAAATATTGGCTCACACTTCATCCTTGATACTCTCCAAAACACACATGATACCAAGGATGCTGTGTATGAACTAATGAAGAAGCAGGTTCTTGAGTTGGCCAGACAAACGTTTCGCCCGGAATTTATGAACCGGATTGATGAGTATATTGTATTCCAGCCTCTGGATACTAGACAGATCAATCGTATTGTTGAGATGCAG TTGGGGCATTTGAAATACAGGCTTAAACAAAAGAACATCTACCTTCATTATACACCAGCAGCAGTTGAGCTTCTTGGGAACCTTGGTTTTGACCCTAACTTTGGTGCCAGACCAGTGAAGAGGGTAATCCAGCAGATGGTGGAGAATGAAATTGCTCTTGGTGTTCTTAAAGGAGATTTCGACGAAGATGACTCAATAGTTGTGGATGTGGACGCTGATCAATCCCTTAAAGATCATCCCCCGCAAAAGAAGCTAGTTATAAGAAAGCTGGAAAACCTTCCCTTGCCGGATGTACTGGCAGCAAATGACTGA